One window of Microtus pennsylvanicus isolate mMicPen1 chromosome X, mMicPen1.hap1, whole genome shotgun sequence genomic DNA carries:
- the LOC142840781 gene encoding toll-like receptor 13: protein MPGAVKMSWGSYSLSLQLLVMLIGLSLLSLVETYGFNKCTQYEFDSRHVFCIRKKITNLTDAISDIPRYTTHLNLTENYIQVLLPQSFTNLPALVDLRLEWNLIWKIDEGAFRGLENLTLLNLVENKIQSVNKSFEGLSNLETLLLSHNQITHIHKRAFTPLVKLKYLSLSRNSITDLSVILEAVQYLPCLEYLDLTNNSIIYLDHSPKALTSLIHLSFQGNKLMELNFSALSLPNLTTLSASQNGHGVIQNVYLETLPQLRSLNLSGTLVKLEMLSAKHLQNVRVMDLSNRELRHGHLNVETVCHLLKNLPRLEALVFQKNATNAEGIKHLANCTRLLFLDLGQNSDLVHLNDSEFDALPSLQRLNLNKCQLSFISNRTWGSLQNLSILDLSHNKLKGFPDFAFSPLKGLKSLFLGKNPITELNNLAFSGLFSLKELNLARCWIVSIDRHSFTQLPNLEFLDLEANNIRTLNHGTFQCLKKLNVLILSHNRLEIIEPRAFSGLTCLHHLDLMYNSLSYFQEHVFSGLENLQVLKLGFNNIKYETTMTLQHPPFMKLKSLKELNLEGQRNGIQVVPKNLFQGLSSLQELLLGKNPSVFLDHYQFDPLINLTKLDISGTKGGDRSLYLNASLFKNLKRLKLLRLENNNLDSLIPGLFSSLQSLQILSLRFNNLKVINQSHLENLTSLVFFDVYGNKLQCNCDNMWFKNWSMNTGEVHIPFLRSYPCQQPDSQSLLIDFDDAMCNFDFGKVYFFCSFTMVLTTMVFSWFSAKMISSLWYCLYICRAWYLTKWHKTEKKFLYDAFVSFSATDEDWVYKELVPALEEGNQTTFKLCLHHRDFEPGIDIFENIQNAINTSRKTLCVVSNQYLHSEWCRLEVQLATMKMFYEHKDVIILIFLEEIPNYKLSSYHRLRKLVNRQTFITWPDSAHQQPLFWARIRNALGNETVEKGNTHLIVVE, encoded by the coding sequence ATGCCTGGGGCAGTCAAGATGAGCTGGGGCAGCTACTCACTTTCTCTCCAACTTCTGGTCATGTTAATAGGGCTTTCTCTGCTGTCTCTGGTAGAGACATATGGGTTCAATAAGTGCACACAGTATGAATTTGATAGTCGCCATGTGTTCTGCATTCGGAAGAAGATCACTAACTTGACAGATGCCATTAGTGACATACCTAGATATACTACTCACCTCAACCTGACAGAGAACTACATTCAAGTCCTTCTTCCCCAGAGCTTCACTAATCTGCCTGCTCTGGTGGACCTGAGACTAGAGTGGAATTTAATTTGGAAAATCGATGAAGGTGCCTTTAGGGGACTTGAAAATTTGACCCTTCTAAATTTAGTGGAAAATAAGATTCAAAGTGTGAATAAGTCCTTTGAGGGCCTGTCCAATCTGGAGACCTTACTCCTGAGCCACAATCAGATTACCCATATTCACAAAAGAGCCTTTACTCCTCTTGTCAAGTTGAAATATTTGAGCCTCTCGCGAAACAGCATTACCGATCTTTCTGTTATCCTTGAAGCAGTCCAGTATCTTCCGTGCCTGGAGTATCTTGATCTTACTAACAATAGCATCATCTACTTGGACCACAGCCCTAAGGCACTGACTTCTCTGATCCACCTGAGTTTTCAGGGGAACAAACTAATGGAGTTAAATTTCTCTGCTTTGTCATTGCCTAACCTAACCACGCTAAGTGCTTCCCAGAATGGCCACGGAGTCATTCAGAATGTGTATCTGGAAACTCTGCCCCAGCTTAGGAGCTTGAATCTGAGTGGAACATTGGTGAAACTGGAGATGCTTTCAGCCAAACACCTGCAGAATGTAAGGGTTATGGACCTCAGTAACCGGGAGCTTAGACATGGTCACTTAAATGTGGAAACTGTTTGTCACCTCCTCAAAAACCTACCCAGGTTAGAGGCCCTGGTTTTTCAGAAGAATGCCACCAATGCAGAGGGCATTAAGCATCTGGCGAACTGTACCAGGCTTTTGTTTCTTGACCTGGGCCAAAACAGTGACTTGGTTCATCTCAATGACAGTGAGTTTGATGCTCTGCCCAGTCTCCAAAGACTGAATCTAAACAAGTGCCAGCTTTCCTTCATCAGCAACAGGACCTGGGGTTCCTTGCAGAACTTGAGCATCCTAGATCTGAGCCACAACAAGCTTAAAGGTTTTCCAGATTTTGCCTTTTCACCCTTGAAGGGCTTGAAGTCTCTCTTTCTCGGAAAAAACCCTATCACAGAACTCAATAACCTGGCCTTCAGTGGGCTATTTTCACTGAAGGAGCTCAATTTAGCTAGGTGCTGGATAGTATCAATTGACAGGCATTCCTTTACTCAGCTTCCAAATCTAGAGTTCCTAGATCTTGAGGCCAACAATATCCGGACTCTCAACCATGGAACCTTCCAATGTTTGAAAAAACTCAATGTTTTGATTCTCTCCCACAACCGCCTCGAAATTATAGAGCCGCGTGCATTCTCTGGTCTCACTTGTCTCCATCACCTTGACCTAATGTACAATAGCTTGTCATATTTTCAGGAACACGTTTTCTCCGGCCTGGAAAATCTTCAGGTTTTGAAACTCGGTTTTAATAACATCAAATATGAAACTACTATGACCCTTCAACATCCTCCATTTATGAAGCTCAAATCTTTGAAAGAGCTCAACTTAGAAGGACAAAGAAATGGGATTCAGGTTGTTCCGAAGAACCTTTTCCAAGGGCTGAGTAGCTTGCAGGAGTTACTCCTAGGAAAAAACCCCTCCGTATTCCTGGACCACTACCAATTTGACCCTCTGATTAATCTCACAAAGCTGGATATCTCAGGAACAAAAGGTGGAGATCGAAGTCTCTATTTAAATGCCTCCTTATTCAAAAACCTCAAAAGGCTAAAGCTCCTGCGCCTTGAAAATAACAACTTAGATTCATTGATTCCTGGCCTGTTCTCCAGTTTACAGAGCCTACAGATCTTATCTTTAAGATTCAACAACTTGAAGGTCATTAATCAAAGTCATCTGGAGAATCTGacatcattggtgttttttgatGTCTATGGGAACAAACTTCAGTGCAACTGTGACAACATGTGGTTCAAGAACTGGTCAATGAACACAGGGGAGGTCCACATCCCCTTCCTCCGGAGCTACCCTTGTCAGCAGCCAGACAGCCAGAGTTTGCTTATAGATTTTGATGATGCCATGTGTAATTTTGACTTTGGAAAGGTCTATTTTTTCTGTTCCTTCACGATGGTCCTCACCACCATGGTCTTCTCTTGGTTCAGTGCCAAGATGATTTCATCTCTGTGgtattgtttgtatatatgtaggGCTTGGTACCTCACTAAATggcacaaaacagaaaagaagttcTTGTATGATGCATTTGTCTCTTTCTCAGCCACTGATGAGGACTGGGTATATAAAGAGCTTGTTCCAGCCCTGGAAGAAGGCAACCAGACTACCTTTAAGCTTTGTCTTCACCACCGGGACTTTGAACCCGGCATTGACATCTTTGAGAACATCCAGAACGCAATTAACACAAGCCGAAAAACTTTATGTGTGGTCAGTAACCAATACCTGCATAGTGAATGGTGCCGGCTTGAAGTCCAGCTGGCCACCATGAAGATGTTCTATGAGCACAAGGATGTCATTATCTTGATCTTCCTTGAAGAGATTCCTAACTATAAGCTGTCGAGCTACCACCGACTAAGGAAACTCGTAAACAGACAGACATTTATCACTTGGCCAGACAGTGCTCACCAGCAACCACTCTTCTGGGCCCGCATTAGAAATGCATTGGGCAACGAGACTGTGGAGAAAGGAAATACACATCTAATTGTTGTCGAGTGA